The following is a genomic window from Actinomadura sp. WMMB 499.
TTGAAGCCGTCCGCGGTCAGCGTGCCGCCGAACACGCAGGTGATGCCGCCGAACAGGTCCACGACGGCCTGGACCCGGAAGTTGGCGATCGTGACGCTCGCGTCCCGTCCGTTCGTCCCGGCCGGGTCGTGGGCGACGGCGCCGCCCGTCCACGGCAGGTTCTGCGCGGTGATGGTGGACGACGTGGTCCCGGAGCAGGGGCCGCCGCCCGCGCCGCTGAAGCTCGCCGCGGCGATGGCGAGGCCGGTGCCGTCGGAGTTCACCGACCCGGTCATCGTCGACTCCGCGCAGGAGCCGTCGCCGATCACCGTGGAGACCGTCGCGACGCCGAGCAGGGACGCCTGGACGTTGCCGGCGTACGGGGCGGCGGTCGCCGAGCCCGCGCGGATGGTGGTGGTCGCGGCCGAGGCGGGGGTCGCGCTCGCGGCCAGGACGGCCAGCGCGGCCGTCCCCATGATCGCAGCCTGTCTGATTCGTGCCACCGGATGCTCCTTTGTTCGGTTCGGGGTGGGCATTGTGAAAGTAATTCGCTTTTCATGGCGCTGCAATACCGGCCGGTAAGTACAGCACCGACCGGATCCGGACACCCGGCCGTCCCGGCAGGTCGGACGGCCCTGGCCGGAATGGGAACGGCGATGTGGCGGCGAACGTCCTTGACATGAAAGTTCGTCGGTTGGTCAAACCCTCGGCGAACCGGACGCGTCCGGCCGCCGGTGTGGGCTAGGTTTGCCACAGCGTTCGGGGCGAGCCGCGACCATCGAGGGGGAGGGACCATGCAGCACCCTCCCGCCGCATCGGCATGCGCACCGGCATCGGCCCGCGTTCCCGGCGGACGGACGGCGCTGCGAGCGCGCGCTTCGCGGTACGCCCGGCACCGGGCGGCGGCCCCCGCGGGCCTCCTCGCCCGGATGCTCGTCGTCGCGCTCGGGCTGCTCGGCCTGGTCGGCGGGCACGGGCCGCACACCGCCGCGTCCGGCGCCTCCGGGGCGTCCGCGTCGTTCGCCGGGACGGGGCCGCGCACCGGCACGGTCCTGGGCGTCCCGTCCCGGGGACGCGCGCAGCACGCGGGCCTCGCCGACCGCGGGGGCCACGGCCGGCACGCGGAGTCCGCCGCCGCGGCGCTCGCCCGGCAGGCCGCCGGGCTCGCCGCCCCCGCGCCGCCCGGCTGGCAGGCCGCGCCGCCGGCCCCCGGCCCGGACGTCCGGCCGCCGCGCGCACCGGCCGTCCGCTCGGCGCCCGCCTCCGACCGTCCGGCGTCGGCCCCGCGCGCCGCCCCACGCGGCCGCGCCCCGCCCGCCCCCGCACGGATCTGACGACCCGTTCCCGGCGCCGCGTCCCCGGCGGCGCCGACGTTCCCGTGTGGAGGTTTCCCCTTTGACTCGCGCCACCCTGGTGCGGGCGGTACTGGCGTTCGCCGTGCTCGCCGCATCGCTGTACTTCGCGCTGAAAGAACCCGCCCGCCTGGGCCTCGACCTGCGCGGCGGCACGCAGATCGTCCTGGAATCGCAGGACACGCCGCAGGTCAAGGCGAACCGGGAGTCCACCGACCGGGCCCGCGAGGTCCTGCAGCGCCGGATCAACGCGCTCGGCGTCGCCGAGTCGTCGATCACCCGTTCCGGCGAGCGGCGGCTGATCGTCGAACTGCCCGACGTGCAGGACCCGCGCGCCGCCGCCGAGGTGATCGGCCGCACCGCCCAGCTCACCGTCCACCCCGTCCTGCCGCCCACCACCGGCGAACTCCAGCAGGGCCAGCAGCGGATCAACGACGAGAGCGGCCAGCCGATCATCATCGGACCGGCACGGCTCACCGGCGACCAGATCGGCGGTGCCGAGGCCGTCTACGACCCGCAGAACCTCAGCGGCTGGGCCGTCACCATGGACTTCCGGGCCAACGGCGACGACATCTGGCAGCGGATGACCGCCGAGGCCGCCTGCAAGGCCGGTGACGAGCGGCGCGCGGCGATCGTCCTGGACGGACGGGTGATCTCCTCGCCCGGGGTCGTGCAGAGCGTCCAGTGCGGCGTCGGGATCAGCGGCGGGTCCACCCAGATCACCGGCGATTTCACCCCCGACGAGGCCAAGGACCTCGCGGCGCTGATCGAGGGCGGCTCGCTGCCCGTCCCGGTCAAGGTCATCGAGCAGCGGGTGATCGGCCCGACGCTCGGGGACGAGGCCATCGACGCCAGCGCCAAGGCGGCGATCATCGGCATCGTGCTGACCGGCCTGTTCATCGTCGCCGTCTACCGCATCGCGGGCTTCCTAGCGATCATCGGGCTCTGCGCGTACGCGCTCATCTCCTACGGCGCGCTCGTCGCCATCGGCGCGACGCTGACCCTCCCCGGCCTCGCCGGGTTCGTCCTCGCCATCGGCATGGCCATCGACGCGAACGTCCTGGCGTTCGAACGGGCCCGGGAGGAACGCGGGATGGCCCCCGGCCGGCATCCGCGCCTCGCGCTCTCGACCGGCTTCGACAAGGCGTGGTCGGCGATCGCCGACTCCCAGGTCACGACCCTGCTGGCCGCCGCCCTGCTGTTCTTCCTCGCGTCCGGCCCGGTGAAGGGCTTCGGGGTCACGCTCAGCATCGGCGTCATCGCCTCGCTGATCTCGGCGATGCTGCTCACCCGGACCCTGACCGACACCGCCGCGGCATGGATGCCGCGGGTGATGAGGTCGCGTGCCGGCGGCCTCAGCGGCCCCGGCCGCATCCGGCGGTGGCTGGAGAGCAACGGGCCCGACCTGATGAAGCGGCGCCGGCTCTGGCTCGGGATCTCCGGTCTCGCGGTCGTCCTCGCCGTCACCGGCATCGCCACCCGCGGCCTGAACTTCGGTGTCGAGTTCACCGGCGGCCGCATCGTCGAGTACTCCACGACCAGGCCCGTCGACATCGACACGGCGCGCTCGGTCGTCTCCGACGCCGGATTCCCCCGCGCGATCGTCCAGACGTCGGGCGACCAGGACATCTCCGTCCGCACCAGCGACCTCAGCAACGACGAGGTCGTGGAGATCCAGAACGCGCTCGCGGAGGAGGGCGGCGGTGCCACCAAGCAGCGCGACGAGCTGATCGGGCCGAGCCTGGGGGACGAGCTGCGGCAGAAGGCGCTGATCGCGCTCGGTGTCGCGCTGATCGTCCAGCTCGCCTACCTGACCATCCGGTTCCGCTGGACGTTCGGCGCGGGCGCTGTCCTCGCGATGTTCCACGACATCCTGATCGTCATCGGCGTCTTCGCGTGGCTCGGCAAACCCATCGACGGCGTCTTCCTCGCCGCCCTGCTCACCGTCATCGGCTACTCGGTCAACGACTCGGTCGTCGTGTTCGACCGGGTGCGAGAACTGTGGGGCGCGAACCCGAAGAAACCGTTCGCCGAGGTCGCGAACATGGGCGTGCTGC
Proteins encoded in this region:
- the secD gene encoding protein translocase subunit SecD, which encodes MTRATLVRAVLAFAVLAASLYFALKEPARLGLDLRGGTQIVLESQDTPQVKANRESTDRAREVLQRRINALGVAESSITRSGERRLIVELPDVQDPRAAAEVIGRTAQLTVHPVLPPTTGELQQGQQRINDESGQPIIIGPARLTGDQIGGAEAVYDPQNLSGWAVTMDFRANGDDIWQRMTAEAACKAGDERRAAIVLDGRVISSPGVVQSVQCGVGISGGSTQITGDFTPDEAKDLAALIEGGSLPVPVKVIEQRVIGPTLGDEAIDASAKAAIIGIVLTGLFIVAVYRIAGFLAIIGLCAYALISYGALVAIGATLTLPGLAGFVLAIGMAIDANVLAFERAREERGMAPGRHPRLALSTGFDKAWSAIADSQVTTLLAAALLFFLASGPVKGFGVTLSIGVIASLISAMLLTRTLTDTAAAWMPRVMRSRAGGLSGPGRIRRWLESNGPDLMKRRRLWLGISGLAVVLAVTGIATRGLNFGVEFTGGRIVEYSTTRPVDIDTARSVVSDAGFPRAIVQTSGDQDISVRTSDLSNDEVVEIQNALAEEGGGATKQRDELIGPSLGDELRQKALIALGVALIVQLAYLTIRFRWTFGAGAVLAMFHDILIVIGVFAWLGKPIDGVFLAALLTVIGYSVNDSVVVFDRVRELWGANPKKPFAEVANMGVLQTIPRTVNTGMGALFILGALAVLGGDSLTDFAIALLIGIIVGTYSSVFTGTPLAIEFERFAKSPPPHAKKKSGPSRPRSADDSGAVV